From Caretta caretta isolate rCarCar2 chromosome 14, rCarCar1.hap1, whole genome shotgun sequence, the proteins below share one genomic window:
- the APOH gene encoding beta-2-glycoprotein 1 — protein MPTVLFLWIVTLAHGALAEHVCPKPREVPFATIDVDKRIYERGEEIMYTCDPGYSHQSGSRKYTCPWSGKWPINTMRCIPKKCPYPEPMRNGIVHFIDLNYQSLIHFSCEPGYILYGANTSQCMADGQWSGKLPECQPVTCPPPSLPEFGVISYHKLTPGNESVFQDIIRFECLPSFALFGNETATCMANGSWSDIPECRYVQCPHPTGIENGFVNFAVRRTYHYMESVDYGCQPHYVLDGPRESRCEKTGRWSTKPSCKAPCKIPVNKATVLYNGRKIKVQQDLKEGIQHAETIFFFCKNKEEKCGYTIPTQCINGQLTVPSCFKEIGRFESLWKTDPADLTPCDA, from the exons ATGCCCACTGTGCTGTTCTTGTGGATTGTTACTCTAGCACACGGTGCTCTTGCAGAACATG TTTGCCCCAAGCCCCGTGAAGTGCCATTTGCTACAATTGATGTAGACAAGAGAATATATGAGAGAGGTGAAGAAATTATGTACACCTGTGATCCTGGTTATAGCCATCAGAGTGGCTCAAGGAAGTATACTTGCCCTTGGTCTGGTAAATGGCCTATCAATACAATGAGATGTATAC CAAAGAAATGTCCCTATCCTGAACCCATGAGAAATGGAATAGTTCATTTTATAGACTTGAACTATCAAAGTTTGATACACTTTTCATGTGAACCAGG ATACATTCTCTATGGAGCAAACACTAGCCAGTGCATGGCAGATGGACAGTGGAGTGGAAAACTACCTGAATGCCAAC CTGTGACATGTCCTCCTCCCTCACTTCCTGAATTCGGAGTTATTTCTTACCATAAGCTAACGCCTGGAAATGAGTCTGTCTTCCAAGATATTATCCGTTTTGAATGCTTACCATCTTTTGCGTTGTTTGGAAATGAAACCGCTACTtgtatggccaatgggagctggagtgaTATCCCAGAATGCAGGT ATGTACAATGTCCACATCCAACAGGGATAGAAAATGGATTCGTAAATTTTGCAGTCCGGAGAACCTATCATTATATGGAGAGCGTCGATTATGGCTGCCAGCCTCATTATGTGCTAGATGGACCAAGGGAATCAAGGTGTGAAAAAACAGGTCGCTGGTCCACCAAGCCATCATGTAAAg CACCGTGTAAAATACCAGTTAACAAAGCCACAGTGTTATACAATGGCCGGAAGATAAAAGTTCAGCAAGACCTCAAGGAAGGAATACAGCATGCTGaaactattttctttttctgcaaaaataaagaggaaaagtGTGGCTATACCATACCCACTCAGTGTATAAATGGCCAACTCACAGTCCCTTCCTGTTTCAAAG AAATTGGTCGTTTTGAATCTCTTTGGAAAACGGATCCAGCAGATTTGACACCATGTGATGCCTGA